CCCCGCCGATGGCGAAGGCTCCATGTTCCCGACCGGTAACGTGGTCGATGAGCTGGAAGTACCGGGAGTGGGTACCTTCAAGGCCAGTATGATCAATGCCGGCATCCCCACCATCTTCGTCAACGCGGCTGATATCGGTTACACCGGTACCGAACTGCAGAAAGACATCAATGGCGATGCCGAGGCACTGGCCCGGTTTGAGACCATGCGTGCCTATGGTGCAGTCAAGATGGGCCTGATCAAGGATATCGAAGAGGCCGTTGCCCGCCAGCATACTCCGAAGATCGCTTTTGTGGCACCGGCGACCGATTATGAAGCTTCCAGCGGCAAGCAGATCAAGGCCAGCGATATTGATGTATGTGTGCGTGCGCTCTCCATGGGCAAGCTGCATCATGCCATGATGGGCACCGCATCTGTTGCAATTGCCACCGCTGCAGCCGTACCCGGCACGCTGGTTAACCTGGCTGCCGGCGGTGTTGACCGAGACGCTGTGACCTTCGGCCATCCGTCCGGTACCCTGCGAGTGGGTGCCGCAGCTGAACAGGTTAACGGTGAATGGACGGCCACCAAAGCGGTCATGAGCCGCAGTGCCCGAGTGTTGATGGAAGGCTGGGTTAGAATTCCGGGCGATACCTTCTAGCAGCCATTTCACTGTGATCTGATACAACAACGCCCGCCTTTACAGCGCGGGCGTTTTATTATTGGATGAATATAAGCTTAAGCGAGACAGTATTTGCTTGACTGGCGTACAATCAGACTTCTAAACCAGCAGTACATGGATTGGTCATGCCACCCCTGCATCGTCCCCACAAACCCATTTCCAGTCGAGTTGTTTTTTTGGCTGCACTCCTCCTGGTCATTGCCGGGCTGGCGGTGACGGAATATGTTGT
This DNA window, taken from Marinobacterium iners, encodes the following:
- the prpF gene encoding 2-methylaconitate cis-trans isomerase PrpF; translation: MSSVPQIKIPATYIRGGTSKGVFFNLTDLPEAAQVPGEARDRILQRVIGSPDPYGQQIDGMGGATSSTSKTVILAKSEQPDHDVDYLFGQVAINKAFVDWSGNCGNLTAAVGAFAISKGLVDPERVPENGICTVRIWQKNIQKTIIAHVPITNGEVQETGDFELDGVTFPAAEVVIEFMDPADGEGSMFPTGNVVDELEVPGVGTFKASMINAGIPTIFVNAADIGYTGTELQKDINGDAEALARFETMRAYGAVKMGLIKDIEEAVARQHTPKIAFVAPATDYEASSGKQIKASDIDVCVRALSMGKLHHAMMGTASVAIATAAAVPGTLVNLAAGGVDRDAVTFGHPSGTLRVGAAAEQVNGEWTATKAVMSRSARVLMEGWVRIPGDTF